A genomic region of Manihot esculenta cultivar AM560-2 chromosome 15, M.esculenta_v8, whole genome shotgun sequence contains the following coding sequences:
- the LOC110601322 gene encoding glycine-rich protein 23 gives MTFNINLLLVLLLGALVCTTSARKLVTEKASFEDEKNFFHHGGGIGGGAGGGGGLGGGGGLGGGAGFGGGAGGGAGGGLGGGAGGGGGLGGGGGGGLGGGAGFGGGFGGGAGGGLGGGAGGGGGFGGGGGGGLGGGAGGGFGAGGGAGGGLGGGLP, from the coding sequence ATGACTTTTAATATTAACTTGCTACTCGTTTTGCTTTTGGGTGCGCTAGTTTGCACCACTAGCGCTAGGAAGCTTGTGACTGAAAAGGCTTCTTTTGAGGATGAGAAGAATTTCTTCCACCATGGTGGTGGCATAGGTGGCGGTGCTGGAGGTGGTGGCGGTTTAGGTGGTGGAGGCGGACTTGGTGGTGGTGCTGGATTTGGAGgaggtgctggtggtggagctGGAGGTGGTTTAGGTggaggtgctggtggtggtggaggattgggaggtggtggtggtggaggattAGGTGGAGGAGCAGGTTTTGGTGGTGGATTTGGAGGAGGTGCTGGGGGTGGGCTAGGTGGTGgagctggaggaggaggaggatttggaggtggtggaggaggtggacTTGGCGGTGGAGCTGGAGGAGGGTTTGGTGCAGGGGGAGGTGCTGGAGGTGGACTTGGAGGTGGATTGCCTTGA
- the LOC110601895 gene encoding serine/threonine-protein kinase D6PK: MASKATAGTSPEKQRKTIGNQTAEGKYRKPSSSQVTKTSKSEPVTPRKPPQNAQVASKQVSVATTEEHKSLVFHKSDNVNSLADKLSSGLSFVDPKQGTISVGPEVSNARDSPGSTADQESKSLRNETDPSSAKVSDGSLAKTSGSAKVSERADFVESGKSSVNRGSTSSDVSDESTCSSLSSSVNKPHKANDIRWEAIQAVRAKDGVLGVNHFRLLKRLGCGDIGSVYLSELSGTKCYFAMKVMDKASLASRKKLLRAQTEREILQCLDHPFLPTLYTHFETDKFSCLVMEFCPGGDLHTLRQRQPGKHFSERAVKFYVAEVLLSLEYLHMLGIVYRDLKPENVLVREDGHIMLSDFDLSLRCAVSPTLVKSSAPEGEHLRKNPAYCVQPACIEPSCIQPSCVVPTTCFSPRLFLSKSRKERKPKNEMGNQVTPLPELIAEPTDARSMSFVGTHEYLAPEIIKGEGHGSAVDWWTFGIFLYELLFGKTPFKGSGNRATLFNVVGQPLRFPESPVVSFSARDLIRGLLVKEPQHRLAYKRGATEIKQHPFFEGVNWALIRCASPPEIPRPPEIEQIPAPPSTSGKGAAAAVPPEQHNYLEFDFF; encoded by the exons ATGGCATCAAAAGCTACTGCTGGGACTTCCCCAGAAAAGCAGAGAAAAACCATTGGTAATCAGACAGCTGAAGGAAAGTACCGCAAGCCCTCATCTTCGCAGGTTACAAAGACAAGCAAATCAGAGCCAGTCACCCCCAGAAAACCACCTCAAAATGCACAAGTTGCATCAAAACAAGTTTCTGTAGCAACAACAGAGGAACATAAATCACTGGTTTTTCATAAATCAGACAATGTCAATTCTTTAGCTGATAAGTTATCTTCAGGTTTGTCCTTTGTTGATCCAAAACAAGGGACAATTTCTGTGGGTCCTGAAGTTAGTAATGCTAGGGATTCACCAGGAAGTACAGCTGATCAAGAAAGTAAAAGTTTACGGAATGAAACTGACCCTAGTTCTGCTAAGGTTAGTGATGGCAGCCTTGCAAAGACTAGTGGTAGTGCCAAAGTTAGCGAACGAGCTGACTTTGTTGAGAGTGGGAAAAGCAGTGTGAACAGAGGAAGCACAAGCAGTGATGTCAGTGATGAGAGTACTTGTAGCAGTTTAAGCAGCAGTGTTAACAAACCTCACAAAGCCAATGATATCCGATGGGAAGCTATACAGGCTGTACGTGCAAAAGATGGGGTACTGGGTGTGAACCATTTCAGATTGCTAAAGAGGTTGGGCTGTGGGGATATTGGAAGCGTTTATCTTTCAGAATTGAGTGGAACAAAGTGTTACTTTGCAATGAAGGTTATGGACAAAGCATCTTTAGCGAGTCGTAAGAAACTTCTTCGAGCTCAAACAGAGAGAGAAATACTGCAGTGTTTGGACCATCCTTTCCTTCCAACTTTATATACCCATTTTGAGACTGACAAATTCTCATGTTTAGTCATGGAGTTTTGCCCTGGTGGGGACTTGCACACTCTTCGACAAAGGCAGCCAGGAAAGCATTTTTCTGAGCGGGCAGTAAA GTTCTACGTAGCCGAGGTTCTTCTTTCACTGGAATATCTCCATATGCTTGGAATTGTCTACCGTGACCTCAAGCCAGAAAATGTTCTCGTCCGTGAAGATGGACACATAATGCTTTCTGATTTTGACCTTTCCCTCCGATGTGCAGTGAGCCCAACATTAGTTAAGTCTTCAGCTCCTGAAGGCGAGCACTTGAGAAAGAACCCAGCTTACTGTGTTCAACCAGCCTGTATTGAGCCATCTTGTATCCAGCCTTCATGCGTTGTCCCCACCACATGTTTTTCCCCTCGACTCTTTCTAAGCAAATCCAGGAAAGAGAGAAAGCCCAAGAATGAAATGGGAAACCAGGTCACCCCTTTGCCAGAGCTTATTGCAGAGCCAACTGATGCACGTTCCATGTCCTTTGTAGGGACACATGAATACCTGGCCCCTGAAATTATCAAGGGTGAAGGACATGGAAGTGCTGTAGATTGGTGGACTTTTGGCATCTTTCTGTACGAGTTACTGTTTGGTAAAACTCCTTTCAAGGGATCTGGGAACCGGGCCACCTTGTTCAATGTTGTGGGTCAGCCATTGCGATTCCCTGAGTCACCAGTTGTCAGTTTCTCAGCAAGGGACCTGATTAGGGGGTTGCTAGTGAAAGAGCCACAGCATAGGTTGGCTTATAAACGAGGAGCTACAGAGATCAAACAACATCCCTTCTTTGAAGGTGTAAATTGGGCATTAATTCGTTGCGCCAGTCCACCAGAGATTCCAAGGCCACCTGAGATAGAGCAGATTCCAGCCCCACCATCAACGAGCGGTAAAGGTGCAGCTGCTGCTGTTCCTCCTGAGCAGCATAATTATCTGGAATTTGATTTCTTTTAG
- the LOC110601897 gene encoding SEC14 cytosolic factor isoform X1 translates to MHYYVQSHIQMNEYRDRVIFPAATRKYGRNISTCVKVLDMTGLKLSALNQIKLLTDISTIDDLNYPKKTQTYYIVNAPYVFSACWKVWICFSSQKHFGYSQCFACPINSSMHCKYVARL, encoded by the exons ATGCATTACTATGTGCAGTCACACATCCAAATGAATGAATACAGAGATCGTGTAATATTT CCTGCTGCAACCAGGAAGTATGGAAGAAATATTAGCACTTGTGTCAAAGTTTTAGACATGACTGGCTTAAAGCTTTCAGcgttgaatcaaataaag TTATTGACTGATATATCTACAATTGATGACTTAAACTATCCAAAAAAGACACAGACATACTATATtgtcaatgccccatatgtaTTTTCAGcatgttggaaggtttggattTGTTTCTCAAGTCAAAAGCATTTCGGGTACtctcaatgctttgcatgtcCTATCAACAGCTCAATGCATTGTAAATATGTTGCCAGGTTGTAA
- the LOC110601897 gene encoding SEC14 cytosolic factor isoform X2 has translation MHYYVQSHIQMNEYRDRVIFPAATRKYGRNISTCVKVLDMTGLKLSALNQIKLLTDISTIDDLNYPKKTQTYYIVNAPYVFSACWKVVKPLLRERTRRKIQVLQGCGRDELLKARKYS, from the exons ATGCATTACTATGTGCAGTCACACATCCAAATGAATGAATACAGAGATCGTGTAATATTT CCTGCTGCAACCAGGAAGTATGGAAGAAATATTAGCACTTGTGTCAAAGTTTTAGACATGACTGGCTTAAAGCTTTCAGcgttgaatcaaataaag TTATTGACTGATATATCTACAATTGATGACTTAAACTATCCAAAAAAGACACAGACATACTATATtgtcaatgccccatatgtaTTTTCAGcatgttggaag GTTGTAAAGCCTCTCTTACGAGAAAGAACAAGGAGGAAAATTCAGGTTTTGCAAGGTTGTGGACGAGATGAATTGTTAAAGGCAAGGAAGTATAGCTAA